A genomic window from Scatophagus argus isolate fScaArg1 chromosome 17, fScaArg1.pri, whole genome shotgun sequence includes:
- the tbc1d5 gene encoding TBC1 domain family member 5 isoform X2: MQHPNFETRHPLQTDEQQETGFDPLHNFNKNSSRGSLDDTTHSQPQSTFLSYRKEWDDLFLNSNYLARIRQAGINGRLRSSRFRSVCWKLYLEVLPEDKSQWINKTKELRSQYEKIKETHITNPRKAKGQQDLVVNNPLSQDEGSLWNKFFQDKELKGMIKQDVLRTFPEIRYFQDDDVRTKLTDILFCYARENEQLLYKQGMHELLAPIVFVLHCDHQAFQHASETSSPSEEMKCLLNPEYLEHDAYAMFSQLMETAEPWFSSFEREVRKGKEEMLTSIPFARPQDSGPSVAIVTKVNRIQDQLVKKHDVELHMHLNRLEIAPQIYGIRWVRLLFGREFPLQDLLVVWDALFADSITLDLVDYIFVAMLLYIRDALIASNFQTCLGLLMHYPPLGDINSLLQKALFLRDPKNNPRPVNYQFQQNLDYYKTRGADLMNKTRSGSSTKATPLNINKVSSSLLSFGRKLIAPAISSGPSNISPINSEVLSSSSSSSSTSPASVPPPALPHPLAEPPPGHAPPQTQSHAQSQHYRLLKSESMPVHLSKGQSSRTVSSSPSIESLSGGRGQSTASPPLPPSRGSDVSTSSPPLSATKKESFFNITRSRSHSKTMGKKETEEDLEAQVSFLQGQINDLEAMSKYCAKMMNTHICKIQEVILQEHLEKEDEVLVSLAGLKQIKDILKGALRFNQSQLEAEENEEITIADDHYTSTAAAETALNAINHHSDHQQQGNSRRCRDSNLEGSASTDEKEEEEQGMTPPEQQVASSLGSDVKNWDDYILVSQDGDLQAADGGGGRATAEGTPPIRRGRGLVRMEPEGAAGIFHDPLMAGITSGSSSPDEGSTHSKDSDFTIVNPNDL; this comes from the exons ATGCAGCACCCCAATTTTGAGACCCGCCACCCGCTCCAGACAGATGAGCAGCAGGAGACAGGCTTTGACCCACTCCATAATTTcaacaagaacagcagca GGGGATCTCTTGATGACACAACTCACTCACAGCCTCAATCAACCTTCCTCTCATACAG GAAAGAATGGGACGACTTGTTCCTCAACAGTAATTACCTGGCCAGGATCCGACAGGCAGGCATCAACGGTCGACTGAGGAGCAGCCGCTTTCGAAGCGTATGCTGGAAG TTGTACCTGGAGGTTCTTCCAGAAGACAAGAGCCAGTGGATCAACAAGACCAAGGAGCTCCGGAGCCAGTATGAGAAGATCAAAGAGACG CACATCACCAATCCTCGCAAGGCTAAAGGCCAGCAGGACCTGGTGGTCAACAATCCGCTGTCCCAGGATGAgggg AGCCTGTGGAACAAATTCTTCCAAGATAAAGAGCTGAAGGGGATGATCAAACAGGACGTGCTGAGAAC GTTCCCTGAGATTCGTTACTTTCAGGATGATGACGTGAGGACTAAGCTGACGGACATTCTCTTCTGTTATgcaagagaaaatgaacagtTACTGTATAAACAG ggGATGCACGAGTTACTGGCTCCcattgtctttgtgctgcactGTGACCATCAGGCTTTCCAGCATGCCAGCGAGACATCCAGCCCCAG TGAGGAGATGAAGTGTCTGTTGAACCCAGAGTACCTTGAGCACGATGCCTA TGCCATGTTCTCGCAGCTGATGGAGACAGCAGAGCCATGGTTCTCCAGCTTTGAGAGGGAAGTGAGAAAG GGTAAGGAAGAGATGCTGACCAGCATCCCGTTCGCTCGGCCCCAGGACTCAGGGCCATCTGTTGCCATTGTGACCAAAGTTAACCGCATCCAGGACCAGCTGGTGAAGAAGCACGACGTTGAACTGCACATGCACCTCAACCGGCTGGAGATCGCCCCGCAAATCTACGGCAT CCGGTGGGTACGTCTGCTGTTTGGCCGTGAGTTTCCTCTCCAGGACCTGCTGGTGGTGTGGGATGCCCTGTTTGCTGACAGCATCACTCTGGACCTGGTGGACTACATATTTGTGGCCATGCTGCTCTACATTCGAGATGCTC tCATTGCTAGTAACTTCCAGACCTGCCTGGGCCTTCTAATGCACTACCCTCCATTAGGAGACATCAACTCTCTGCTGCAAAAGGCTCTCTTCCTCCGAGATCCTAAA AACAATCCACGACCTGTCAACTACCAGTTCCAGCAGAACCTGGATTATTACAAAACGAGGGGGGCTGACCTGATGAACAAGACCcg CTCTGGTTCCAGTACAAAAGCGACCCCCCTCAACATCAACAAGGTCTCCAGCAGCTTGCTGAGCTTCGGCAGGAAGCTCATCGCTCCAGCCATTTCAAGCGGCCCCAGCAACATCTCGCCAATCAACAGCGAGGtactctcttcctcttcctcatcctcatcaacTTCACCTGCATCGGTGCCTCCGCCCGCCCTGCCTCACCCGCTGGCTGAGCCCCCGCCAGGCCACGCCCCTCCGCAAACCCAGAGCCACGCCCAGTCTCAGCACTACCGCCTGCTCAAGTCTGAGAGTATGCCTGTCCACCTCAGCAAAG GCCAAAGCTCCAGGACGGTCAGCTCCTCTCCCAGCATAGAAAGCCTCTCTGGTGGGAGGGGTCAGTCCACCGCCTCCCCGCCTCTCCCCCCCTCCAGAGGGAGTGATGTCAGCACTTCGTCTCCGCCGCTCTCCGCTACCAAGAAGGAGTCTTTCTTCAATATCACTCGCTCTCGCTCCCACAGCAAGACCATGGGCAAGAAAGAGACG GAGGAGGACCTGGAAGCCCAGGTATCATTCCTGCAGGGCCAGATTAACGACCTAGAGGCGATGAGCAAATACTGTGCCAAGATGATGAACACTCACATCT GTAAAATCCAGGAAGTGATTCTCCAGGAACACTTGGAGAAAGAGGATGAGGTTCTGGTTTCACTAGCTGGACTCAAACAG ATCAAAGACATCCTTAAAGGGGCTCTCCGCTTCAACCAAAGTCAGTTGGAGGCTGAGGAGAACGAGGAGATCACCATCGCTGACGATCACTATACCTCCACTGCTGCCGCTGAAACTGCGCTGAACGCCATCAATCACCACAGTGACCACCAACAGCAAGGAAACAGCAGGCGATGCAGAGACTCTAATCTGGAAGGGAGCGCGAGCacagatgagaaagaggaggaggagcaggggatGACCCCGCCTGAGCAACAG GTAGCGTCTTCTCTTGGCTCCGATGTGAAGAATTGGGATGACTATATCCTTGTGTCCCAGGATGGAgacctgcaggctgctgatggaggaggaggaagggctACAGCTGAGGGCACGCCTCCGATCAGGCGAGGGCGTGGCTTGGTGCGAATGGAGCCCGAGGGCGCGGCCGGGATCTTTCACGACCCCCTGATGGCTGGTATAACCTCAGGCTCCTCCAGTCCGGACGAGGGCTCCACCCACAGCAAGGACTCTGACTTTACCATTGTGAACCCGAACGACCTGTGA
- the tbc1d5 gene encoding TBC1 domain family member 5 isoform X1, translated as MQHPNFETRHPLQTDEQQETGFDPLHNFNKNSSRGSLDDTTHSQPQSTFLSYRKEWDDLFLNSNYLARIRQAGINGRLRSSRFRSVCWKLYLEVLPEDKSQWINKTKELRSQYEKIKETHITNPRKAKGQQDLVVNNPLSQDEGSLWNKFFQDKELKGMIKQDVLRTFPEIRYFQDDDVRTKLTDILFCYARENEQLLYKQGMHELLAPIVFVLHCDHQAFQHASETSSPSEEMKCLLNPEYLEHDAYAMFSQLMETAEPWFSSFEREVRKGKEEMLTSIPFARPQDSGPSVAIVTKVNRIQDQLVKKHDVELHMHLNRLEIAPQIYGIRWVRLLFGREFPLQDLLVVWDALFADSITLDLVDYIFVAMLLYIRDALIASNFQTCLGLLMHYPPLGDINSLLQKALFLRDPKNNPRPVNYQFQQNLDYYKTRGADLMNKTRSGSSTKATPLNINKVSSSLLSFGRKLIAPAISSGPSNISPINSEVLSSSSSSSSTSPASVPPPALPHPLAEPPPGHAPPQTQSHAQSQHYRLLKSESMPVHLSKDVVSGGVSQVSLPAQIHTDTQGQSSRTVSSSPSIESLSGGRGQSTASPPLPPSRGSDVSTSSPPLSATKKESFFNITRSRSHSKTMGKKETEEDLEAQVSFLQGQINDLEAMSKYCAKMMNTHICKIQEVILQEHLEKEDEVLVSLAGLKQIKDILKGALRFNQSQLEAEENEEITIADDHYTSTAAAETALNAINHHSDHQQQGNSRRCRDSNLEGSASTDEKEEEEQGMTPPEQQVASSLGSDVKNWDDYILVSQDGDLQAADGGGGRATAEGTPPIRRGRGLVRMEPEGAAGIFHDPLMAGITSGSSSPDEGSTHSKDSDFTIVNPNDL; from the exons ATGCAGCACCCCAATTTTGAGACCCGCCACCCGCTCCAGACAGATGAGCAGCAGGAGACAGGCTTTGACCCACTCCATAATTTcaacaagaacagcagca GGGGATCTCTTGATGACACAACTCACTCACAGCCTCAATCAACCTTCCTCTCATACAG GAAAGAATGGGACGACTTGTTCCTCAACAGTAATTACCTGGCCAGGATCCGACAGGCAGGCATCAACGGTCGACTGAGGAGCAGCCGCTTTCGAAGCGTATGCTGGAAG TTGTACCTGGAGGTTCTTCCAGAAGACAAGAGCCAGTGGATCAACAAGACCAAGGAGCTCCGGAGCCAGTATGAGAAGATCAAAGAGACG CACATCACCAATCCTCGCAAGGCTAAAGGCCAGCAGGACCTGGTGGTCAACAATCCGCTGTCCCAGGATGAgggg AGCCTGTGGAACAAATTCTTCCAAGATAAAGAGCTGAAGGGGATGATCAAACAGGACGTGCTGAGAAC GTTCCCTGAGATTCGTTACTTTCAGGATGATGACGTGAGGACTAAGCTGACGGACATTCTCTTCTGTTATgcaagagaaaatgaacagtTACTGTATAAACAG ggGATGCACGAGTTACTGGCTCCcattgtctttgtgctgcactGTGACCATCAGGCTTTCCAGCATGCCAGCGAGACATCCAGCCCCAG TGAGGAGATGAAGTGTCTGTTGAACCCAGAGTACCTTGAGCACGATGCCTA TGCCATGTTCTCGCAGCTGATGGAGACAGCAGAGCCATGGTTCTCCAGCTTTGAGAGGGAAGTGAGAAAG GGTAAGGAAGAGATGCTGACCAGCATCCCGTTCGCTCGGCCCCAGGACTCAGGGCCATCTGTTGCCATTGTGACCAAAGTTAACCGCATCCAGGACCAGCTGGTGAAGAAGCACGACGTTGAACTGCACATGCACCTCAACCGGCTGGAGATCGCCCCGCAAATCTACGGCAT CCGGTGGGTACGTCTGCTGTTTGGCCGTGAGTTTCCTCTCCAGGACCTGCTGGTGGTGTGGGATGCCCTGTTTGCTGACAGCATCACTCTGGACCTGGTGGACTACATATTTGTGGCCATGCTGCTCTACATTCGAGATGCTC tCATTGCTAGTAACTTCCAGACCTGCCTGGGCCTTCTAATGCACTACCCTCCATTAGGAGACATCAACTCTCTGCTGCAAAAGGCTCTCTTCCTCCGAGATCCTAAA AACAATCCACGACCTGTCAACTACCAGTTCCAGCAGAACCTGGATTATTACAAAACGAGGGGGGCTGACCTGATGAACAAGACCcg CTCTGGTTCCAGTACAAAAGCGACCCCCCTCAACATCAACAAGGTCTCCAGCAGCTTGCTGAGCTTCGGCAGGAAGCTCATCGCTCCAGCCATTTCAAGCGGCCCCAGCAACATCTCGCCAATCAACAGCGAGGtactctcttcctcttcctcatcctcatcaacTTCACCTGCATCGGTGCCTCCGCCCGCCCTGCCTCACCCGCTGGCTGAGCCCCCGCCAGGCCACGCCCCTCCGCAAACCCAGAGCCACGCCCAGTCTCAGCACTACCGCCTGCTCAAGTCTGAGAGTATGCCTGTCCACCTCAGCAAAG ATGTAGTTTCAGGTGGAGTGTCTCAGGTCTCCCTCCCAGCCCAgattcacactgacacacaag GCCAAAGCTCCAGGACGGTCAGCTCCTCTCCCAGCATAGAAAGCCTCTCTGGTGGGAGGGGTCAGTCCACCGCCTCCCCGCCTCTCCCCCCCTCCAGAGGGAGTGATGTCAGCACTTCGTCTCCGCCGCTCTCCGCTACCAAGAAGGAGTCTTTCTTCAATATCACTCGCTCTCGCTCCCACAGCAAGACCATGGGCAAGAAAGAGACG GAGGAGGACCTGGAAGCCCAGGTATCATTCCTGCAGGGCCAGATTAACGACCTAGAGGCGATGAGCAAATACTGTGCCAAGATGATGAACACTCACATCT GTAAAATCCAGGAAGTGATTCTCCAGGAACACTTGGAGAAAGAGGATGAGGTTCTGGTTTCACTAGCTGGACTCAAACAG ATCAAAGACATCCTTAAAGGGGCTCTCCGCTTCAACCAAAGTCAGTTGGAGGCTGAGGAGAACGAGGAGATCACCATCGCTGACGATCACTATACCTCCACTGCTGCCGCTGAAACTGCGCTGAACGCCATCAATCACCACAGTGACCACCAACAGCAAGGAAACAGCAGGCGATGCAGAGACTCTAATCTGGAAGGGAGCGCGAGCacagatgagaaagaggaggaggagcaggggatGACCCCGCCTGAGCAACAG GTAGCGTCTTCTCTTGGCTCCGATGTGAAGAATTGGGATGACTATATCCTTGTGTCCCAGGATGGAgacctgcaggctgctgatggaggaggaggaagggctACAGCTGAGGGCACGCCTCCGATCAGGCGAGGGCGTGGCTTGGTGCGAATGGAGCCCGAGGGCGCGGCCGGGATCTTTCACGACCCCCTGATGGCTGGTATAACCTCAGGCTCCTCCAGTCCGGACGAGGGCTCCACCCACAGCAAGGACTCTGACTTTACCATTGTGAACCCGAACGACCTGTGA